From the Anopheles coustani chromosome X, idAnoCousDA_361_x.2, whole genome shotgun sequence genome, one window contains:
- the LOC131269252 gene encoding tropomodulin isoform X3: protein MTSSSTTTKTITTPAKLYGKDVGAYDDIDVDELLAQLSPEEITMLAKEVDPDDSFLPPSQRTNYECDKAPTGPLDRKKLIEHINKQALETPDRPELEPYVPGVVRGKKWMPPPPAAKLQAADEQIAIDLGDEYEQALTDATQEEIIDLAAILGFHSMMNQDQYHASLLNKGQPVGLGWDGITKSAIPKIFPAEAPNTTDPEETIQRIKSDDGKLVEVNLNNIKTISDEQFDKLFEALKSNTHLEVLSLTNVGLTDRTALMLASAIEQNHALRVLNVETNFISPPVIVTLVKSLLTQMTIEEFRASNQRSQVFGNKIEMEITELVEKNTTLLRLGLHLEFNDARHRVAAHLQRNIDRIRQARLNERK from the exons ATG ACCTCGTCGTCGACTACCACGAAAACCATCACGACACCGGCCAAACTGTACGGCAAGGATGTCGGCGCGTACGACGATATCGATGTGGACGAGCTGCTTGCCCAGCTGTCGCCGGAGGAAATCACCATGCTGGCAAAGGAGGTCGATCCCGAT GATTCGTTTCTACCGCCGAGCCAGCGTACGAACTACGAGTGTGATAAGGCACCGACCGGTCCGCTCGATCGCAAGAAGCTGATCGAACATATTAACAAGCAAGCACTGGAAACGCCCGACCGTCCAGAGCTTGAACCGTACGTACCGGGAGTGGTGCGCGGAAAGAAG TGGATGCCACCGCCACCAGCGGCGAAGCTGCAGGCCGCCGATGAGCAGATAGCGATTGATCTCGGCGACGAGTACGAGCAGGCTCTCACGGATGCCACGCAAGAAGAGATTATCGATCTCGCCGCAATCCTCGGCTTCCACTCCATGATGAACCAGGACCAATACCACGCGTCGCTGCTGAACAAGGGCCAGCCGGTCGGACTCGGCTGGGATGGCATCACCAAGTCGGCTATACCGAAGATCTTCCCGGCTGAGGCACCGAATACCACCGACCCGGAGGAGACGATCCAGCGCATCAAGAGCGACGATGGCAAGCTGGTCGAGGTGAACCTCAACAACATCAAG ACCATCTCAGACGAACAGTTCGACAAATTATTCGAGGCGCTCAAGAGCAACACACACCTGGAGGTACTGTCGCTGACCAACGTCGGACTGACAGATCGCACCGCACTGATGTTGGCTTCGGCCATCGAACAGAATCACGCCCTGCGGGTGCTGAACGTCGAAACGAACTTTATCAGCCCTCCGGTCATCGTGACGCTGGTCAAGAGCTTGCTGACGCAGATGACAATCGAGGAGTTTCGAGCCTCGAACCAG CGATCGCAAGTGTTCGGTAACAAGATCGAGATGGAGATCACGGAGCTGGTCGAAAAGAATACCACCCTGCTGCGGCTGGGTTTGCATTTGGAGTTCAACGATGCCCGGCATCGGGTAGCCGCCCATCTGCAACGTAACATCGACAGAA
- the LOC131269252 gene encoding tropomodulin isoform X1, protein MAETYEEYEETHHVTRKSVTTFKIEETSSSTTTKTITTPAKLYGKDVGAYDDIDVDELLAQLSPEEITMLAKEVDPDDSFLPPSQRTNYECDKAPTGPLDRKKLIEHINKQALETPDRPELEPYVPGVVRGKKWMPPPPAAKLQAADEQIAIDLGDEYEQALTDATQEEIIDLAAILGFHSMMNQDQYHASLLNKGQPVGLGWDGITKSAIPKIFPAEAPNTTDPEETIQRIKSDDGKLVEVNLNNIKTISDEQFDKLFEALKSNTHLEVLSLTNVGLTDRTALMLASAIEQNHALRVLNVETNFISPPVIVTLVKSLLTQMTIEEFRASNQRSQVFGNKIEMEITELVEKNTTLLRLGLHLEFNDARHRVAAHLQRNIDRIRVDKRDGRSSRGSYYRPVRLGEEEEVAEMSDVEEEPEEEPEAEVPAGDYDVEEDPDNVVIRPPPSDDEEIKKKSLTTAAV, encoded by the exons ATGGCCGAAACGTACGAGGAGTACGAGGAGACGCACCATGTCACCAGAAAGTCCGTGACCACCTTCAAGATCGAGGAA ACCTCGTCGTCGACTACCACGAAAACCATCACGACACCGGCCAAACTGTACGGCAAGGATGTCGGCGCGTACGACGATATCGATGTGGACGAGCTGCTTGCCCAGCTGTCGCCGGAGGAAATCACCATGCTGGCAAAGGAGGTCGATCCCGAT GATTCGTTTCTACCGCCGAGCCAGCGTACGAACTACGAGTGTGATAAGGCACCGACCGGTCCGCTCGATCGCAAGAAGCTGATCGAACATATTAACAAGCAAGCACTGGAAACGCCCGACCGTCCAGAGCTTGAACCGTACGTACCGGGAGTGGTGCGCGGAAAGAAG TGGATGCCACCGCCACCAGCGGCGAAGCTGCAGGCCGCCGATGAGCAGATAGCGATTGATCTCGGCGACGAGTACGAGCAGGCTCTCACGGATGCCACGCAAGAAGAGATTATCGATCTCGCCGCAATCCTCGGCTTCCACTCCATGATGAACCAGGACCAATACCACGCGTCGCTGCTGAACAAGGGCCAGCCGGTCGGACTCGGCTGGGATGGCATCACCAAGTCGGCTATACCGAAGATCTTCCCGGCTGAGGCACCGAATACCACCGACCCGGAGGAGACGATCCAGCGCATCAAGAGCGACGATGGCAAGCTGGTCGAGGTGAACCTCAACAACATCAAG ACCATCTCAGACGAACAGTTCGACAAATTATTCGAGGCGCTCAAGAGCAACACACACCTGGAGGTACTGTCGCTGACCAACGTCGGACTGACAGATCGCACCGCACTGATGTTGGCTTCGGCCATCGAACAGAATCACGCCCTGCGGGTGCTGAACGTCGAAACGAACTTTATCAGCCCTCCGGTCATCGTGACGCTGGTCAAGAGCTTGCTGACGCAGATGACAATCGAGGAGTTTCGAGCCTCGAACCAG CGATCGCAAGTGTTCGGTAACAAGATCGAGATGGAGATCACGGAGCTGGTCGAAAAGAATACCACCCTGCTGCGGCTGGGTTTGCATTTGGAGTTCAACGATGCCCGGCATCGGGTAGCCGCCCATCTGCAACGTAACATCGACAGAA TTCGGGTGGACAAACGCGATGGCCGATCGTCCCGTGGCAGCTACTATCGCCCGGTCCGCCTCGGagaagaggaggaggtggcGGAAATGTCCGACGTCGAGGAGGAACCGGAGGAGGAGCCGGAGGCCGAGGTGCCGGCGGGCGACTACGACGTCGAGGAGGATCCCGACAACGTGGTCATCCGTCCACCGCCATCTGACGACGAAGAGAT TAAGAAAAAATCTCTCACAACGGCTGCAGTttag
- the LOC131269252 gene encoding tropomodulin isoform X2, translating to MTSSSTTTKTITTPAKLYGKDVGAYDDIDVDELLAQLSPEEITMLAKEVDPDDSFLPPSQRTNYECDKAPTGPLDRKKLIEHINKQALETPDRPELEPYVPGVVRGKKWMPPPPAAKLQAADEQIAIDLGDEYEQALTDATQEEIIDLAAILGFHSMMNQDQYHASLLNKGQPVGLGWDGITKSAIPKIFPAEAPNTTDPEETIQRIKSDDGKLVEVNLNNIKTISDEQFDKLFEALKSNTHLEVLSLTNVGLTDRTALMLASAIEQNHALRVLNVETNFISPPVIVTLVKSLLTQMTIEEFRASNQRSQVFGNKIEMEITELVEKNTTLLRLGLHLEFNDARHRVAAHLQRNIDRTRRSHYKIPKNVI from the exons ATG ACCTCGTCGTCGACTACCACGAAAACCATCACGACACCGGCCAAACTGTACGGCAAGGATGTCGGCGCGTACGACGATATCGATGTGGACGAGCTGCTTGCCCAGCTGTCGCCGGAGGAAATCACCATGCTGGCAAAGGAGGTCGATCCCGAT GATTCGTTTCTACCGCCGAGCCAGCGTACGAACTACGAGTGTGATAAGGCACCGACCGGTCCGCTCGATCGCAAGAAGCTGATCGAACATATTAACAAGCAAGCACTGGAAACGCCCGACCGTCCAGAGCTTGAACCGTACGTACCGGGAGTGGTGCGCGGAAAGAAG TGGATGCCACCGCCACCAGCGGCGAAGCTGCAGGCCGCCGATGAGCAGATAGCGATTGATCTCGGCGACGAGTACGAGCAGGCTCTCACGGATGCCACGCAAGAAGAGATTATCGATCTCGCCGCAATCCTCGGCTTCCACTCCATGATGAACCAGGACCAATACCACGCGTCGCTGCTGAACAAGGGCCAGCCGGTCGGACTCGGCTGGGATGGCATCACCAAGTCGGCTATACCGAAGATCTTCCCGGCTGAGGCACCGAATACCACCGACCCGGAGGAGACGATCCAGCGCATCAAGAGCGACGATGGCAAGCTGGTCGAGGTGAACCTCAACAACATCAAG ACCATCTCAGACGAACAGTTCGACAAATTATTCGAGGCGCTCAAGAGCAACACACACCTGGAGGTACTGTCGCTGACCAACGTCGGACTGACAGATCGCACCGCACTGATGTTGGCTTCGGCCATCGAACAGAATCACGCCCTGCGGGTGCTGAACGTCGAAACGAACTTTATCAGCCCTCCGGTCATCGTGACGCTGGTCAAGAGCTTGCTGACGCAGATGACAATCGAGGAGTTTCGAGCCTCGAACCAG CGATCGCAAGTGTTCGGTAACAAGATCGAGATGGAGATCACGGAGCTGGTCGAAAAGAATACCACCCTGCTGCGGCTGGGTTTGCATTTGGAGTTCAACGATGCCCGGCATCGGGTAGCCGCCCATCTGCAACGTAACATCGACAGAA CTCGGAGATCACACTATAAGATACCAAAAAATGTTATCTAG